CCGCGAGGGTCCGCCGACGCACCTTGGCCTCCAGGTACGGCCGGGTGGTGATCAACACCGGCCAGTCCTGCTCGACCGGCGGCGCGATCCGCACCTCCCCGTTCATGAAGAACCGGTCGCGCGACCCGTCCTTCGGCGGCACGACGGCGCCGCCCGCGATGGCCTCGGCCGCGAAACCGGGGAACCACCGCTCCAACTGCACCGCCCCGGCCGGCAACAACGCGTGCACCTGACTGCCCTGTGGCACGCCGGCGCGCGGTCCGTCATCGGCGTCCGACACGTCACGCTCGACCACGATCACCTCGTCGGCGTGGTCGCTGAGCACCCGTGCCGCCAACAGACCCGCGATGCTCCCACCGAGCACCACCGCCCGCCGCATGACCACGCGCATCCCCGACGGTGGCAGGGGCGTGGCGATCTCGTGGAAGAGCTGCGCCGACGACAACCGCACGAGTCCTCCTCGAACGCCCGGGACGACGCACCCGCCGCTCCCCTGTGCCGAGCATATGCGCCCGACCCCGACGTCGGCCACGTTCCACGACCGGCAACGCGCCACCGAAACCAACCAGCGCACGTGCGCCGTCTGCCAGGTCCACTGTGGAACCGGCGGCAGGTGGGCATCGTGGTCACCACCAGGTACCGCTGAGCAGGTGCCTTTCACATTCGTTCCCTACCTACGTACGGCGCCGTCGCCGGTCGTTGCGGTCCGGTTCACATCGCGGTGTGCGCCACGTTCACCTGGGCTCACTTGACTCGAATCGGGATCGACGCAGTGCAGTCCGGGGACCGGGATCGGTTGCAGTGGAAGGAGAGCAGCGTGGATCGTCGTACATTCCTGCGCACGGCCGTGGTGGGCACGGGCACTTCGGTGGCGTTCGGGTTCACCTTGTGGCCGGAGGCGATGGGGTACCCGGCGCGGACCGGCCCCAGCCCGTACGGTGCGCTCCAGTCCGCGGACGTCAACGGGATCATGCTGCCGCAGGGCTTCACCAGCCGGGTGGTCGCCCGTTCCAGCCAGACCGTGCCGGGCACGAACCACGTCTGGCACAGCGCTCCGGACGGCGGGGCGTGCTTCGCGAACGGCACCGGCTGGGTCTACGTGTCGAACGCCGAGCTGAGCAGCGGCGCGGGCGGCGTCGGCGCACTGCGCTTCGACAGCAACGGCAACGTCATCGGCGCCTACACCACCCTCTCCGGCACCACCCGCAACTGCGCGGGCGGCGAGACGCCGTGGAACACCTGGCTGTCGTGCGAGGAGACCGACCGCGGCTACGTGTTCGAGACCGACCCGTTCGGCGTAAAGCCCGCCGTGCGCCGTGACGCGATGGGCCGGTTCAAGCACGAGGCGGCCGCGGCCGATCCGGACCGCAAGGTGATCTACCTGACCGAGGACGAGAGCAACGGCGGTTTCTACCGCTTCGTGCCCACCACGTGGGGTGACCTGTCGGCCGGCAGGTTGCAGGTGCTCAAGGAGGTCAACGGCGTGCTGTCCTGGGCGAACGTGCCCGACCCGGACGGCGGCCCGACCCGCACCCGCAGCCAGGTCTCGGGCATGAAGGTGTTCAACGGCGGCGAAGGCTGCTACTACCGCAACGGGACCTGCTTCTTCACCACCAAGGGCGACAACCGCGTCTGGGCCTACAACGCGGTGACGAACACCATCGCCATCGCCTACGACGACAACCTCACCAGCAACCCGCCGCTGACCGGCGTGGACAACATCACCGGCGCCGCGGTGGGCGACCTCTACGTCGCCGAGGACGGCGGCAACATGGAGATCTGCGTCATCACGCCCGACGACGTCGTCGCGCCGTTCGCCCGGGTCACCGGCCAGAGCTCCTCGGAGCTGTGCGGCGTCGCGTTCAACCCGGCGGGCAACCGGCTGTACTTCTCGTCCCAGCGCGGCACGTCCGGCACCAGCAGCGGCGGCATCACCTACGAGGTCACCGGGCCGTTCCGCACGTCCCTGTGAGCTGACACCCGCACGGGGGCTACGGACCCAGGTGCAGGTGGGCGGCCCAGGTGTGGGGGTTCCGCGGATACCGTTGTCGCATGTGGATGGTCGCGCGGCGCACGGCGGCGGACACGTCGTCGGGATGGGTGGCCAGGTCCGCGTAGACGTCCCTGGCCACCTGCTCGGCCAGGTCGTCGGCGATCGGCCACAGCGTCCCGATCACGTGCCGGTAGCCGGCCAGTTGGAACGCCGACGACAGGTGGATCGCCTCGTCCACCAACGCGCCGCCGCTGGCGGTTTCGCACGCCGACAGGTACGCCATCCGGGCGCCCGCCGCCCGGATGGCGCCCAGGTCGAGCACGGACAGCGGACCGTCGGACAGCGCGAGGCAGCTCGCCGACGGGTCGGTGAACTCGGAGGTGGCGTGGCAGGCGAAGTGCGCGACGGACGCGCTGGGAAGTGCCGCCAGCACGGCCTCGCGGGTCGCTTGCGGACCGACCAACGTCATGGCGCGGCCCGGGATCGCGGCGGCGACCATCGCCGCCTCGGCCTCGGCGTTGGGCAGCGGTGGCAGGCCGTCGGCTTCCGGGACGGCGATCGCCAACGCCGTCGCGCGGGAGGGATCAGCGGGTCGGGCACGTGTCGCGGCCAGTGCGCGCAGCGTGGACACGGTCGACGACACCGCGAGGTCCAGGACGCCGTGATGGCGGCCGGTGGCGTCGTACGTCCCGGCCGCGTGCAACGGCAGCACGGTGAGCGGACCGGTCGGCAGCCACCACAGGCGTGGTGGTGTCCCGGCTCCAGCGCGTATGTCCAAATGGGACAGAACAGGTTCGGCGACCACGTTCCACAACCACGTCAGCACCTCGCGGAGGTCGGCGGCTGAGCCTTCGCCGCCGGGGCGGGTGGCGTCGATCAGCTGGTTGGCCCTCGCGGTCGCATCGGCACGGCTGAGGTCGGGAAGCGGGCAGACCTCGACCTCTCCCGTCGGTGTCAGGATCAGGGCGTCGCACCGGTGTCGACTGACGTTCACCGCGATCACCGGGCCGACGACCGCGAGGGCCGAGAGCGTCGGCGGGGCAAGGAAATCCGCCATGCCCGGTCGGGTGCGGATCTCGGCGATCAGGGCGTCCAGCTCGGCGGCCAAGTGGTGCCGGGCGTCGCCGGTCAGCCCGGTCCCCGGCTGGGTTCCGGCCGGGGTGTCCAGCGCGTCGCGCAGTTGTTCGAACCGGGTGGCCAGGACCGGATCGGTGTCCCGCAACGCACCCAGCTCGCCGGGCAGGTCCAGACTCCGGCCGAGCACCACGCCGCGGCCCTGCTCCAGCAGGCGCAGCGCGCCGGCCGGATCGCCCCGCCGGATCGCCACCGCCGCGGCGTCGCAGCCCACGCCGGTCATCGTGGCCAGCACGCGCTGCTGGTCGGCGCGCGCCTGGTGTCGGCCGGCGAGCAGCGGCAGCGCCTCGACCGCGATCCGGTAGCCGTCGGCGGCCTCGGCCCAACGCCCGTTGTCCGCCGCCAGTCCGGCGTAACGCGCCGCCGCCTCCGCGCGGTCGGACACCGGTGCGGCGGGAACCTCGGTCGCGGCGCGGAGGCAGTCCAGCGGCCGGTCGAGGTCGTCCGCGCCGCCTTCACGTCGGTGGCGCTGGTGCAGCGTGTTGCCGAGGTTGCGCAGGAACGCCGCGAGGTGGACGTGATCGGCCGGTGTCGCCCGCACGGCGGCGTCCGCGATCGCGACGGCGCTGTCGAGGTCGTCGCCAGTCACCCGATCGCGGGCGGACAGCGCGACCGAGAGGTTGGACAGGAACATCCCCCGGTCGGCGTGCCCGTCCGGGGTCGCGCGCACGACCTCCTGGAGGGCGACGACCGCGGCGTTCAGGTCGGCCGGGTCGCCCAGCAGCTCGTGGCGCTGTTGCAGGACCACAGCCAGGTTCGACAGCCGGACGGGGCGGTTCGGGTGCCCCGCGGGGGTGTCGTCGACCGCCTGCCGTGCCAGGTCGCCACCCTCGACCAGATCGCCGGGATCGCCCGCCGTGAGGTAGCGCAGGCACAGCGTGCCGGCCAGGTTGCCGAGCAGGTCTGCCCGGTGGGGTCGCCCCTCGGCCGTGGCCGCCAGGGCCGCGCGCCAGGCGTCGACCGCCTCGTCCAGGTCACCGCGGGCGCTGCCGGTCTCGAACCGCCGTTGCAGACCCGCGGCCAGCGTGCCCAGGACGATCGCGCGATCCGGGTCGTCGTCCGCGATGTCCGCGATCGCCTGCCGGGCGACGGTGATCGCCCGTTCGAGGTCGGCCTGGTCGCCGCGCAGTCGGTGCCGGTCGAGCAACGCCCTGGCCAAGCTGTTGCGCCGGGCCGGAAGCCCGGACCGGTACCCGGTGGAGTGCTCGACGGCGGCGCTCGCGGCGGCCACCGCCTCGTCCAGGTGCGCGGCCGTTCCCTCGCGGTCGTGCCGGATCAGCAAGGCCGACGCCAGCTCGTCCAGTGCGAGAGCCTTGTGCGGATGGCCGTCGGGTAACAGCCGCTCGACCTCCCGGATGACCGCGACGCCGGCGTCCAGATCGGCGACGTCGCCGAGGTGCTCGTAGCGGGTGCGCCGCACCAAGGCCAGGTTGTGCAGGATGTCGAGCCGTTGCGGATCACCGTCGCGCGCGGTCCGGACTGCCTCCTGCCCCAGTGCGACGGCCCGGTCGAGGTCCGCCGCGTCGCCGGACGCCTCGAACCGGCGCAGCCACATCAGTGCGACGTTGGACAGCAGCCGGGGCCGCTGGTCGGCCGGTGCCGCGTCCGCCGCGTCCTGACCAACCGCGAGCGCTTCGTCCAGGTCCGCCGGCGCGTGCGTCCGCTCGTGCCGGCCGAGCAACACCACGCCGAGGTTGGCCA
This is a stretch of genomic DNA from Saccharothrix ecbatanensis. It encodes these proteins:
- a CDS encoding alkaline phosphatase PhoX yields the protein MDRRTFLRTAVVGTGTSVAFGFTLWPEAMGYPARTGPSPYGALQSADVNGIMLPQGFTSRVVARSSQTVPGTNHVWHSAPDGGACFANGTGWVYVSNAELSSGAGGVGALRFDSNGNVIGAYTTLSGTTRNCAGGETPWNTWLSCEETDRGYVFETDPFGVKPAVRRDAMGRFKHEAAAADPDRKVIYLTEDESNGGFYRFVPTTWGDLSAGRLQVLKEVNGVLSWANVPDPDGGPTRTRSQVSGMKVFNGGEGCYYRNGTCFFTTKGDNRVWAYNAVTNTIAIAYDDNLTSNPPLTGVDNITGAAVGDLYVAEDGGNMEICVITPDDVVAPFARVTGQSSSELCGVAFNPAGNRLYFSSQRGTSGTSSGGITYEVTGPFRTSL
- a CDS encoding CHAT domain-containing protein produces the protein MRDDPDRAELAARLERFVATADPAIVLADRTIELATRLLPAAHSDVRVANVVAWTHWYRALALPEDRATADLVLAIDLFGRVHEVDPSHVPAQLRGEFAAEGVPDAHSREDVGQYGRDRLAEGRHTGDLDALADAAAAFRHAAHGAPADHPELPSWLSNLSIALQLSHRATGDPDDLEESIVAARDAVALTEDGHIDHAFRINTLATAYQLRSYTTDSLDDLNTVITLSRQVVELTPAESPNRSGFLANLGVVLLGRHERTHAPADLDEALAVGQDAADAAPADQRPRLLSNVALMWLRRFEASGDAADLDRAVALGQEAVRTARDGDPQRLDILHNLALVRRTRYEHLGDVADLDAGVAVIREVERLLPDGHPHKALALDELASALLIRHDREGTAAHLDEAVAAASAAVEHSTGYRSGLPARRNSLARALLDRHRLRGDQADLERAITVARQAIADIADDDPDRAIVLGTLAAGLQRRFETGSARGDLDEAVDAWRAALAATAEGRPHRADLLGNLAGTLCLRYLTAGDPGDLVEGGDLARQAVDDTPAGHPNRPVRLSNLAVVLQQRHELLGDPADLNAAVVALQEVVRATPDGHADRGMFLSNLSVALSARDRVTGDDLDSAVAIADAAVRATPADHVHLAAFLRNLGNTLHQRHRREGGADDLDRPLDCLRAATEVPAAPVSDRAEAAARYAGLAADNGRWAEAADGYRIAVEALPLLAGRHQARADQQRVLATMTGVGCDAAAVAIRRGDPAGALRLLEQGRGVVLGRSLDLPGELGALRDTDPVLATRFEQLRDALDTPAGTQPGTGLTGDARHHLAAELDALIAEIRTRPGMADFLAPPTLSALAVVGPVIAVNVSRHRCDALILTPTGEVEVCPLPDLSRADATARANQLIDATRPGGEGSAADLREVLTWLWNVVAEPVLSHLDIRAGAGTPPRLWWLPTGPLTVLPLHAAGTYDATGRHHGVLDLAVSSTVSTLRALAATRARPADPSRATALAIAVPEADGLPPLPNAEAEAAMVAAAIPGRAMTLVGPQATREAVLAALPSASVAHFACHATSEFTDPSASCLALSDGPLSVLDLGAIRAAGARMAYLSACETASGGALVDEAIHLSSAFQLAGYRHVIGTLWPIADDLAEQVARDVYADLATHPDDVSAAVRRATIHMRQRYPRNPHTWAAHLHLGP